A region from the Panicum hallii strain FIL2 chromosome 1, PHallii_v3.1, whole genome shotgun sequence genome encodes:
- the LOC112884509 gene encoding zinc finger CCCH domain-containing protein 19-like, giving the protein MDSAARPDEEEARRRRSTDCIYFLASPLTCKKGSECEFRHSDAARMNPRDCWYWFNGNCANPKCSFRHPPLDNLLGAPTTPRAPQQPAQQVSVPAQAHGSIPAKQGVPCYYFQKGMCAKGDRCAFSHGPQPAGNPAPQPPPAAKIFAPALQPNSQLKNSWTKPNSSGQQNTPAGIPDKSKLSTHDAKPVQKQHVTSRVDHSSRTYQNHSNSYAQSGTTKHYQPQPSVQDGLNENGMEAGEFVREPSAGSGVLVGGVDDDSEQSFKGNRSSYHHHTSHGGYAPERSYRSSAERLSSDKRISEQEPMPAVIAGSSDLRHRLLKQRRLNNNLGSTGAPDMNDSCLEGERNDQRRWRGEEHDGSLPRSRLRDRIRLPGATSFDRHGSRSEKEWDRAPRGRLSPPEHSDLRGKLHERLKVRSAEEIPVNSVKSSVVKASSGEDAESLNFAGPKSLAELKAKKGGASSSQGEAIVKGVGLSRVTSGIISSREPAPFEGPKPLSAILKRKREVASEDAAAHFGSIQEEDNAAGVDEESQILADDTVEENMEGNTAAEEEGEEEAFHPEDDVAYDDNADEATGQELEEHQDVETAGEGEDSDYEAADTNAAAGQELEGHQDAEAVTEDYDYEAADANANSNAAAGQDLQDVEAAAEDYDYEAADVNAEEDNEYHEYQDDDDDLEDDDDDDFARKVGVMIS; this is encoded by the exons ATGGACTCCGCCGCGCGCCCcgacgaggaggaggcgcgccgccgccggagcaccGACTGCATCTACTTCCTCGCGTCCCCGTTGACCTGCAAGAAG GGAAGTGAATGCGAGTTTCGCCATAGCGACGCTGCCAGGATGAATCCCAGGGACTGTTGGTATTGGTTCAATGGCAACTGCGCCAATCCTAAATGCTCATTTAGGCACCCG CCGTTGGACAACCTGCTCGGAGCACCAACAACTCCACGGGCTCCTCAACAGCCTGCACAGCAAGTTTCTGTTCCAGCTCAAGCCCATGGCTCTATTCCTGCCAAGCAGGGTGTTCCGTGCTATTACTTTCAGAAAGGCATGTGCGCAAAAGGGGACAGGTGTGCCTTCTCGCACGGCCCACAGCCTGCTGGGAACCCTGCTCCACAGCCGCCACCGGCTGCCAAGATCTTTGCTCCTGCTTTGCAGCCTAATTCTCAATTGAAGAACTCGTGGACAAAACCCAACTCTTCAGGCCAACAGAATACACCTGCAGGCATACCAGACAAGTCAAAGCTTAGCACTCATGATGCTAAACCAGTTCAGAAGCAACATGTGACGAGTAGGGTTGACCACTCGTCAAGAACTTATCAGAATCACAGTAATTCTTATGCGCAGTCTGGTACAACAAAGCATTACCAACCTCAGCCTTCAGTCCAAGATGGCTTAAATGAGAATGGTATGGAGGCGGGTGAATTTGTGAGGGAACCTTCCGCTGGTTCTGGTGTTCTTGTTGGTGGTGTCGATGATGACTCTGAACAGTCATTCAAGGGGAACCGTAGCAGCTACCACCATCATACTTCACATGGTGGCTATGCACCAGAAAGGTCATACAGAAGTTCAGCTGAGAGATTGTCATCAGACAAAAGGATCTCGGAGCAAGAACCTATGCCTGCTGTGATTGCTGGCAGTTCAGATTTGCGCCACAGGTTACTGAAGCAAAGAAGGCTCAATAATAATTTAGGATCAACTGGGGCCCCTGATATGAATGACTCGTGTCTTGAGGGTGAACGCAATGACCAACGTCGCTGGAGAGGTGAAGAGCATGATGGCTCCCTCCCCCGATCTCGATTGCGTGATAGAATAAGACTGCCTGGAGCGACATCCTTTGACAGACATGGATCACGCTCAGAGAAGGAGTGGGATAGAGCGCCTAGAGGCAGGCTGTCACCACCGGAACATTCGGATCTTCGAGGGAAGCTTCATGAAAGGCTAAAGGTCAGATCAGCTGAGGAGATACCGGTTAATAGTGTTAAGAGCTCGGTGGTGAAGGCAAGTAGTGGTGAGGATGCTGAATCATTGAACTTTGCTGGTCCAAAGAGCCTTGCCGAGTTGAAAGCAAAGAAGGGTGGTGCCAGCTCATCACAGGGAGAGGCCATCGTCAAGGGTGTGGGCTTATCTCGTGTGACTTCAGGAATAATTTCGAGCAGGGAGCCTGCTCCATTTGAAGGTCCAAAGCCACTAAGTGCCATACTGAAGAGAAAAAGAGAGGTGGCCAGTGAGGACGCTGCTGCCCATTTTGGCAGCATACAGGAAGAGGATAATGCTGCAGGAGTGGACGAAGAATCCCAGATCTTAGCGGATGACACGGTTGAGGAGAACATGGAGGGAAATACAgcagcagaagaagaaggggaagagGAAGCCTTCCATCCTGAAGATGATGTAGCGTATGACGACAACGCCGATGAAGCTACAGGTCAAGAGCTGGAGGAGCATCAAGATGTAGAGACagcaggggaaggggaagaCTCTGACTACGAGGCGGCTGACACCAACGCTGCTGCAGGTCAAGAGCTGGAGGGGCATCAGGATGCAGAGGCAGTAACCGAAGACTATGACTACGAGGCGGCTGACGCCAACGCCAACTCCAACGCCGCGGCAGGTCAAGATCTTCAGGATGTAGAGGCAGCAGCCGAAGACTATGACTATGAGGCGGCTGACGTCAATGCCGAGGAGGATAATGAGTACCATGAGTACcaggatgatgatgatgatttggaggatgacgacgatgatgatttTGCGCGGAAAGTGGGCGTGATGATCTCCTGA
- the LOC112884614 gene encoding large ribosomal RNA subunit accumulation protein YCED homolog 1, chloroplastic, translated as MHTACACRKTRTPAQNHPWMLLSQSCVFGFWFVWRKGQRRKISLLVQRKEGLLLPAGSSTPSVIMCSYLAVPVSPLPAAHPFLLRPPSSSVPSLPRSTPPWRAKRRSIAAVSGSFFTADLDPDDYAAEPESDGDSPWEGALVYRRDAAAHHLEYASTLERLGLGDLSSHDSRARAAAMGLGALDLDQPQSQTPVLVSLDVARRRRRLRLDGIVRTVITLGCFRCAEPAPQGIFANFSLLLTEEPVEEPDIVDLGTIYEEEEDGASLTGTLDEDDQDVDWDDRLHFPAGDKEIDISKHIRDIIHLEITMDAVCSPSCKGLCLACGTNLNTSSCNCSQEKQQEPKNVKGRGPFEELLKPIHKR; from the exons ATGCACACAGCCTGCGCCTGCCGGAAGACCAGAACGCCTGCCCAGAACCACCCTTGGATGCTTCTGAGCCAGTCATGTGTTTTTGGTTTTTGGTTTGTGTGGAGGAAGGGGCAAAGAAGGAAAATCTCGCTCCTGGTACAAAGGAAGGAAGGAttgctgctgcctgctggcTCCTCCACTCCGTCCGTCATCATGTGCTCCTATCTTGCTGTCCCCGTCTCCCCCTTGCCGGCGGCTCAtcccttcctcctccgccccccctcctcctcggTGCCATCCCTTCCccgctccacgccgccgtggaggGCAAAGAGGAGGTCCATCGCCGCCGTCTCCGGCAGCTTCTTCACCGCCGACTTGGACCCGGACGACTACGCCGCTGAACCCGAATCCGACGGCGACTCTCCCTGGGAGGGCGCGCTCGTCTACCGTCgcgacgccgccgcccaccacctCGAGTACGCCTCCACTCTCGAGCGCCTCGGCCTCGGCGACCTCTCCTCCCACgactcccgcgcgcgtgccgccGCCATGGGGCTCGGGGCGCTGGACCTGGACCAGCCCCAGAGTCAGACCCCCGTCCTCGTCTCCCTCGacgtcgcccgccgccgccgccgcctgcgcctcgACGGCATCGTGCGCACCGTCATCACCCTCGGCTGCTTCAG GTGTGCCGAGCCCGCCCCTCAAGGTATATTTGCCAATTTTTCCCTGTTATTGACAGAGGAGCCGGTGGAGGAACCCGACATAGTTGATCTCGGCACCAtatatgaagaagaagaagacggtGCTTCGTTAACGGGCACCCTGGACGAAGACGACCAAGATGTCGACTGGGATGACCGCCTGCACTTCCCAGCAGGTGACAAGGAGATTGACATCTCCAAGCACATCCGGGACATTATTCAcctggagatcaccatggatGCAGTCTGCAGCCCCAGCTGCAAAGGCCTGTGCCTTGCCTGTGGCACAAACCTCAACACCAGCAGTTGCAACTGCAGCCAAGAGAAGCAACAGGAGCCCAAGAACGTGAAAGGTCGAGGACCTTTCGAAGAGTTGCTGAAACCAATCCACAAAAGATGA
- the LOC112884574 gene encoding beta-catenin-like protein 1, whose amino-acid sequence MDAAAVHKRKRPDEPAPAAADVDLSAADAVEVLDLRAAKRLLLAFERRLRDNLEARMKYPDDPARFADSEIALHAEADRLRLLAGAPELFPDLVPIGLASSLASLLTHDNADLAAAAASLLADLTDSDDPSDLAAVQALADALVDANALDLLVHNLSRFSEADPDEAEAVHNTLAVLENLLDLRPNLADKVCDGTKLLRWLLSRLKAREFDANKQYASEILAILLQNSPANQKRLGQINGVDGLLQAVAMYKSRDPKTSDEEEMLENLFDCLCCVLMPLENKERFVKAEGVELMIIIMKQKKLAYSSAIRTLDFAMTRFPPACERFVDVLGLKTAFAAFMGKIPANKKNKKESYQEELEERIISIIASLFGGITKGSRRMRLLGKFVENECEKIDRLMEFYTRYSDRVKEETERLDSLDLEDLEMDDDERYNRKLEAGLYTLQLIALILGHIWHSGNSQMRARVELLLRQNKLTKQDVKDILEEYHDNIGDLDGPEEKERAQARTKEIIAVL is encoded by the exons atggacgccgccgccgtccacaaGCGCAAGCGGCCCgatgagcccgctcccgccgccgcggaCGTCGACCTCTCGGCCGCCGACGCCGTCGAGGTGCTCGACCTCCGGGCCGCCAAGCGCCTCCTGCTGGCCTTCGAGCGCCGCCTCCGCGACAACCTCGAGGCTCGCATGAAGTACCCCGACGACCCCGCCCGCTTCGCCGACTCCGAGATCGCTCTCCACGCCGAGGCCgaccgcctccgcctcctcgccggcgcccCCGAGCTCTTCCCCGACCTCGTCCCCATCGGCCTCGCCTCCTCCCTCGCCTCCCTCCTCACCCACGACAAtgccgacctcgccgccgccgccgcctccctcctcgCCGACCTCACCGACTCCGACGACCCCtccgacctcgccgccgtccaGGCCCTCGCCGACGCCCTCGTCGACGCCAACGCGCTCGACCTCCTCGTCCACAACCTCTCCCGCTTCTCCGAGGCCGACCCCGACGAGGCCGAGGCCGTCCACAACACCCTCGCCGTCCTCGAGAACCTTCTCGACCTCCGCCCCAACCTCGCCGACAAAGTCTGCGACGGCACCAAGCTCCTGCGCTGGCTCCTCTCGCGCCTCAAGGCACGCGAATTCGACGCCAACAAGCAGTACGCCTCGGAGATCCTCGCCATCCTCCTGCAGAACAGCCCTGCCAACCAGAAGCGCCTGGGACAGATCAACGGAGTCGACGGCCTGCTCCAGGCAGTTGCCATGTACAAATCCAGGGACCCAAAGACCTCAGACGAGGAGGAGATGCTCGAGAACCTCTTTGACTGTCTCTGCTGCGTGCTCATGCCCCTGGAGAACAAGGAGAGGTTTGTCAAGGCTGAAGGCGTTGAGCTCATGATCATCATCATGAAACAGAAGAAGCTGGCATACAGCTCTGCCATCCGCACGCTCGATTTCGCCATGACCAGGTTCCCGCCTGCGTGCGAGCGCTTTGTTGATGTGCTTGGCCTTAAGACTGCCTTTGCGGCCTTCATGGGTAAG ATCCCTGcgaacaagaagaacaagaaggagaGTTATCAGGAGGAGCTAGAAGAACGTATCATTTCAATTATTGCATCATTGTTTG GTGGTATTACCAAGGGCTCACGAAGGATGAGGCTACTAGGAAAATTTGTTGAGAATGAATGTGAAAAGATAGACCGTCTAATGGAGTTTTACACAAG GTATTCAGACAGAGTGAAAGAAGAGACTGAGAGACTTGACAGTCTTGATTTGGAAGATCTAGAG ATGGACGATGATGAGCGGTATAACCGAAAACTTGAAGCTGGCCTTTACACACTGCAG TTAATTGCACTTATTCTGGGACACATCTGGCACTCTGG GAATTCCCAGATGAGGGCAAGAGTTGAATTGCTTCTAAGACAAAACAAACTTACGAAGCAAGACGTGAAGGACATACTTGAG GAGTATCATGACAACATTGGGGACTTGGATGGACCTGAAGAGAAGGAAAGAGCTCAAGCACGGACCAAGGAGATTATAGCGGTGTTGTGA